In Chryseobacterium lactis, a single genomic region encodes these proteins:
- a CDS encoding RagB/SusD family nutrient uptake outer membrane protein, translating to MKNKKFLYKGLAVVFFTGLSFTNMGCSDSYLDDVQNSGAFNTDLYFQNEQQSFSALVSVYDVLRKYSGGFENTVTFFNAGSDDFYSGGGSSSDGAGIQGINNYMINPNTMPASYWKDFYQGVARANLVIERVPGASMSDDLKKRYIGEAKVLRSLYYFELVRMFGNIPVILKTFNSNDDYWHIPQADPSKVYAQIESDITAAIPDLMMTASGNDKGRITQGTARAILGKIYLYDRKMPEAAAQFAEVNGTPGGTSQYGYKLVANYADLFKVGPETSDPYKFSTESILEVMHTNKGNSDWGFWGQGKDEGNSINVMVCPRSYSLKNIPNNDAPDIFSGWAFNTVTDDYVNFMQGDPRLNVTVFNAKQLVTDGKISYSPAFADTGYFLNKYLPTNALKSSLPGPAELNFRQNYVAIRLADTYLMEAEALGAAGGRAQALLDAVRARVGLASVPVSLQAVKDERRRELAGEGHRWFDLVRWGDAPSKLAFKGFKANKNEILPIPFNELPNTSLKQNPGY from the coding sequence ATGAAAAATAAGAAATTTTTATATAAAGGACTTGCCGTTGTTTTTTTTACAGGTCTAAGTTTTACAAATATGGGTTGCAGTGATTCCTATTTGGATGATGTACAGAATTCTGGTGCTTTTAATACTGATTTGTATTTCCAGAACGAACAGCAGTCATTTAGTGCACTGGTTTCCGTATATGATGTTTTAAGAAAATATTCCGGCGGATTTGAAAATACGGTTACTTTTTTTAATGCCGGGTCTGATGATTTTTATTCCGGTGGTGGAAGTTCCAGTGATGGTGCGGGGATCCAGGGAATCAATAATTATATGATTAATCCCAATACCATGCCTGCCAGCTACTGGAAGGATTTTTATCAGGGGGTAGCACGAGCTAACCTTGTAATAGAAAGAGTTCCCGGTGCTTCTATGAGCGATGATCTTAAAAAGAGATATATTGGCGAGGCAAAGGTCCTTCGGTCTTTATACTATTTTGAACTGGTAAGAATGTTTGGAAATATCCCGGTAATTCTGAAAACTTTCAACTCAAATGATGATTACTGGCACATTCCACAGGCAGACCCAAGCAAAGTGTATGCACAGATAGAAAGTGATATCACCGCTGCTATTCCTGATTTAATGATGACGGCGAGTGGCAATGATAAAGGGAGAATTACTCAGGGAACAGCCAGAGCCATCCTGGGTAAAATATATCTTTATGATAGAAAGATGCCGGAAGCGGCAGCACAATTTGCAGAAGTGAATGGTACTCCAGGAGGAACCAGTCAGTATGGATATAAACTGGTGGCCAATTATGCAGACTTGTTTAAAGTGGGTCCGGAAACATCGGATCCGTATAAATTTTCTACAGAATCTATCCTTGAAGTGATGCATACCAACAAAGGAAACTCCGATTGGGGATTCTGGGGACAAGGAAAAGATGAAGGAAATTCTATCAATGTAATGGTATGTCCGCGTTCCTATTCTTTAAAAAATATTCCGAATAACGATGCTCCGGATATCTTTTCAGGATGGGCTTTTAATACGGTAACAGATGACTATGTTAATTTTATGCAGGGAGACCCGAGGCTAAATGTAACGGTTTTTAATGCGAAACAATTGGTAACTGACGGTAAAATTTCTTACAGTCCTGCATTTGCAGATACCGGATATTTTTTAAATAAATATCTGCCTACGAATGCTTTGAAAAGTTCACTTCCGGGACCTGCAGAACTTAATTTCAGACAGAATTACGTTGCCATAAGATTAGCAGATACTTATCTGATGGAAGCAGAAGCCTTAGGAGCGGCAGGAGGAAGAGCTCAGGCATTGCTGGATGCCGTAAGAGCAAGAGTAGGACTGGCATCAGTTCCTGTGTCTTTACAAGCTGTTAAAGATGAAAGAAGAAGAGAGCTTGCAGGAGAAGGACACCGATGGTTTGATCTCGTAAGATGGGGAGATGCTCCTTCAAAGCTTGCATTTAAAGGATTTAAAGCAAACAAAAATGAAATTTTACCAATTCCGTTTAATGAATTGCCCAATACCTCTTTAAAACAAAATCCAGGCTACTAA
- a CDS encoding SusC/RagA family TonB-linked outer membrane protein → MNVTISRSLGLVAVLYFTANFSAQTNVKDTLSKENKIDEIVVIGYGTQKKSNVTGAIASIKASDIENIPAGKPEQVLQGRAAGVSVVTNSGQPGAAATVRVRGITSFGAGSNSPLWVVDGIVVDNIGWLNQSDIESIEVLKDGASSAIYGVSAAKGVILVTTKKGKKGKLTLSYNGFYGVSNTAKKIDLLNASQYAQIINEGLVNDGGAPRFSNPGSLGKGTNWQDTIFGTGEKSSHEVSITGGNDKSSYYTSFGYFDQTGIVMTDISNYKRINARFNSTHKVTDYLTIGQTFAYTHTKSQGISANEEYGGPLASAVNLDPTTPVVVTDWSAVDPSGYTNPYIIRDPNGNPYGISRYVNNEMTNPQAFRRIQQGNYNWSDDFVGNVFAELKFLKNFTFKSSLNGKKSYWGSRTFTPKYYLSPNYNNTSFNSLNKIDENKFEWSMENTLTYQNKFGDHSINILVGQGVYRYNIAGGTSLTYSNLPIERWQDASFNFNIPQDDITATGWDGIQTRKASYFGRVIYDYADKYLFTGTIRRDGSSKFATNKHWGTFPSLSLGWNVHKENFWPENKVINNLKLRGGYGVLGNDEMDNFKFASFMVSGSNYTNSGNNIIIGYAPSTLENPNLKWEQTSQLNIAADLKLFSNFTLTADWYKKKTVDILRQVNIPGYVGVPNLPWANVGDMENTGFELELGYKKNWDDFGISINGNFATIKNKVLRLEDDINYFNLASFQTMGAVSRVAVGQPYGSFYGQTYSGVFQNQAQIDAYVNSNGTKLLPDAKPGDFIWQDNNGDGKIDEEDKVNLGSSIPKYTFGLTVNLNYKNFDFMMFAQGQAGNKIFQGLRRLDLPDANYQTKILDRWTGEGSTNDNPRITRNDPNHNYSWMSNYYLQKGDYVRLKIIQVGYTLPHDVTSRFGMSKVRLYITGENVFTFTKYTGYDPEIAGRNNSEQDIIGVDRAYYPQARTFLIGANIQF, encoded by the coding sequence GTAATGTAACGGGAGCGATTGCAAGTATTAAAGCCAGCGATATCGAAAATATTCCTGCCGGTAAACCGGAACAGGTATTACAGGGAAGAGCCGCCGGTGTTTCTGTAGTTACAAATTCCGGGCAACCCGGTGCTGCAGCGACGGTACGTGTAAGGGGAATTACCAGTTTCGGAGCCGGAAGTAATAGTCCGTTATGGGTGGTAGACGGTATTGTGGTAGACAATATCGGATGGCTTAACCAGTCGGATATCGAAAGTATTGAAGTCCTGAAGGATGGTGCATCATCAGCAATTTATGGTGTTTCTGCGGCAAAGGGAGTAATTCTGGTTACTACTAAAAAAGGGAAAAAAGGAAAGTTAACCCTTTCTTATAATGGTTTTTACGGCGTTTCAAACACTGCAAAAAAAATTGACCTTCTGAATGCTTCCCAATATGCGCAAATCATTAATGAAGGTTTGGTAAATGATGGAGGAGCACCAAGATTTTCCAACCCCGGATCATTGGGGAAAGGAACCAACTGGCAGGATACTATTTTCGGAACCGGTGAAAAATCTTCACATGAAGTAAGTATTACCGGAGGCAATGACAAGTCCAGTTATTATACATCCTTTGGGTATTTTGATCAGACGGGTATCGTAATGACTGATATTTCCAATTATAAAAGGATCAATGCCAGATTTAACTCGACGCATAAAGTAACAGACTATTTAACGATAGGGCAAACCTTTGCTTATACTCATACCAAGTCTCAGGGAATAAGTGCCAACGAAGAATATGGTGGCCCTCTAGCTTCCGCAGTGAATCTGGATCCTACCACTCCGGTAGTGGTAACGGATTGGTCTGCAGTAGATCCGAGTGGCTATACCAACCCTTATATCATTCGTGATCCTAATGGTAATCCTTATGGAATTTCACGTTATGTAAACAATGAAATGACAAACCCTCAGGCTTTTCGCCGGATTCAGCAGGGAAATTACAACTGGTCCGATGATTTTGTGGGAAATGTTTTTGCAGAGCTTAAGTTTCTTAAAAACTTTACTTTTAAATCAAGTTTAAATGGTAAGAAATCATATTGGGGAAGCCGCACCTTTACTCCGAAATATTATTTAAGTCCAAACTACAATAATACAAGCTTTAACAGCCTGAATAAGATAGACGAAAACAAGTTTGAATGGAGTATGGAGAATACGTTAACCTATCAAAATAAATTCGGAGATCATAGCATCAACATATTGGTAGGACAGGGAGTGTATCGATATAATATAGCGGGTGGTACCAGTTTAACGTATAGTAATCTGCCTATTGAACGTTGGCAGGATGCCTCTTTTAATTTTAATATTCCGCAGGATGATATTACAGCTACTGGTTGGGATGGTATCCAGACCCGTAAGGCATCTTATTTTGGTAGAGTTATTTATGATTATGCAGATAAATATTTGTTTACCGGAACAATTCGTAGAGATGGTTCTTCAAAATTTGCTACCAATAAGCATTGGGGAACTTTCCCGTCCCTGTCTTTAGGATGGAATGTACATAAAGAGAACTTTTGGCCTGAAAACAAAGTGATCAACAATTTGAAACTTAGAGGAGGCTATGGAGTACTGGGGAATGATGAAATGGATAACTTCAAGTTTGCAAGTTTTATGGTTTCTGGAAGCAACTATACCAATTCAGGAAATAACATCATCATAGGATATGCACCAAGTACACTGGAAAACCCCAATCTGAAATGGGAACAAACCAGTCAGCTGAATATTGCTGCAGATTTGAAATTATTCAGCAATTTCACTCTAACTGCAGATTGGTACAAAAAGAAAACAGTTGATATTCTGCGACAGGTTAATATTCCGGGTTATGTAGGAGTTCCTAATTTACCGTGGGCCAATGTTGGGGATATGGAAAATACAGGTTTTGAACTTGAGCTGGGATATAAAAAGAATTGGGACGACTTTGGTATTTCCATTAACGGAAATTTTGCGACGATAAAAAACAAAGTTCTTCGACTGGAGGATGATATCAATTATTTCAACCTTGCTTCTTTCCAGACCATGGGAGCTGTATCCAGAGTTGCTGTGGGACAGCCTTACGGATCATTCTATGGTCAGACATACAGCGGGGTGTTCCAAAATCAGGCACAAATTGATGCTTATGTTAATTCCAATGGAACCAAACTATTACCCGATGCAAAACCGGGAGATTTTATCTGGCAGGACAATAACGGAGATGGTAAAATTGACGAAGAAGATAAAGTGAATCTGGGAAGCTCTATTCCAAAATACACTTTTGGACTGACCGTTAATTTAAATTATAAAAACTTCGATTTCATGATGTTTGCCCAAGGGCAGGCCGGTAACAAGATTTTTCAGGGCTTAAGAAGATTGGATTTACCGGATGCCAATTACCAGACAAAGATTTTAGATCGATGGACAGGAGAAGGTTCTACCAATGATAATCCTAGAATTACCCGAAATGACCCTAACCATAACTATTCATGGATGTCAAACTATTATCTTCAAAAAGGAGACTATGTTCGTTTGAAAATTATCCAGGTAGGCTATACTCTTCCTCACGATGTTACAAGCCGTTTCGGAATGAGTAAAGTAAGACTGTACATCACCGGTGAAAATGTTTTCACTTTCACAAAATACACAGGATATGATCCTGAGATTGCGGGAAGAAATAATTCTGAACAAGACATTATAGGGGTGGACAGAGCATACTATCCGCAAGCAAGAACTTTTTTGATAGGTGCTAATATTCAATTTTAA
- a CDS encoding glycoside hydrolase family 30 protein: MRKLIVSCFVIGIAVNVNAQNYWKKNAGKTAKVILTNSKANEKMVDMGAVKFEQFGQPKETEACIFVAPNFKYQKLIGIGGAITDASAETFYKMPKNKQKEILEAYFGKNGLGYTVVRTNMNSCDFSSDSYTYVEDNDTSLKTFNVAHDEKYKIPMIKEAQKAIGNNFTFYFSPWSPPAWMKSNKSLYKGGRLENEYYQTWADYYIKFIKEYEKRGINIWGLTVQNEPMATQSWESCIYTAEEEGDFLKNNLGPTLWKNGYKDKKVMIWDHNRDLIYQRATTTLGDPETSKYAHGIGYHWYETWNNKTQLFDNLAETHRAFPDKFLAFTEGCKEQFKMDKIYDVSLGELYGKNMLNDFNKGNALWTDWNILLDETGGPNHKGNFCFAPIIADTKTGEVFYTYEYYYIGHVSKYIKPNAQRIGSSSNRAALTSSAFMNDNGQLVTVIMNDSDSDIEANLWIEGMAAKLTAPAHSIQTVVL; encoded by the coding sequence ATGAGAAAACTAATTGTAAGTTGTTTTGTAATAGGTATTGCAGTGAATGTTAATGCCCAGAATTATTGGAAAAAGAATGCAGGAAAAACAGCTAAGGTAATTCTTACCAACTCTAAAGCAAATGAGAAAATGGTGGATATGGGTGCCGTAAAGTTTGAACAGTTTGGACAACCTAAAGAAACGGAAGCCTGCATTTTTGTGGCGCCCAACTTTAAATACCAGAAATTAATCGGAATAGGAGGGGCCATCACCGATGCTTCAGCAGAAACATTCTATAAAATGCCCAAGAATAAGCAGAAAGAAATTCTTGAGGCCTATTTTGGTAAAAACGGATTAGGATACACCGTAGTTCGTACGAATATGAACTCTTGTGATTTTTCCAGCGATTCTTATACTTATGTTGAGGATAATGATACTTCTCTGAAGACATTCAATGTTGCTCATGATGAAAAGTATAAGATCCCGATGATTAAAGAAGCTCAGAAAGCGATAGGAAATAATTTCACTTTCTATTTTTCTCCATGGAGCCCACCGGCCTGGATGAAGTCGAATAAGAGCTTATACAAAGGAGGAAGACTTGAAAATGAATACTACCAAACGTGGGCAGACTATTATATTAAATTTATCAAAGAATACGAAAAAAGGGGAATTAATATCTGGGGATTAACCGTTCAGAATGAACCTATGGCCACACAGAGTTGGGAGTCATGCATCTACACCGCCGAAGAAGAAGGCGATTTCCTGAAAAATAACCTGGGACCAACGCTTTGGAAAAACGGTTATAAAGATAAAAAAGTAATGATCTGGGATCACAACAGAGATTTAATCTATCAAAGAGCTACCACGACTTTAGGCGATCCGGAGACTTCAAAATATGCTCACGGAATCGGCTACCACTGGTATGAAACCTGGAATAACAAAACCCAGCTTTTTGATAATCTTGCAGAAACACATCGAGCTTTCCCGGATAAGTTCCTTGCTTTTACCGAAGGCTGTAAGGAGCAGTTTAAAATGGATAAAATCTATGACGTAAGCCTGGGAGAACTTTATGGTAAAAATATGCTGAACGATTTTAATAAGGGAAATGCATTATGGACAGACTGGAATATTCTTCTGGATGAAACCGGAGGCCCAAATCATAAAGGGAATTTCTGTTTCGCTCCCATTATCGCAGATACGAAAACAGGCGAAGTATTTTACACCTACGAATACTATTATATCGGTCATGTTTCAAAATATATCAAACCCAATGCCCAGAGAATAGGTAGCTCCTCCAACAGAGCCGCCCTTACCTCCAGTGCTTTCATGAATGACAACGGACAATTGGTAACAGTAATCATGAATGACTCGGATAGTGATATTGAAGCCAACCTTTGGATCGAAGGGATGGCTGCCAAATTAACAGCTCCCGCACACTCTATACAGACTGTAGTTTTATAA
- a CDS encoding glycoside hydrolase family 16 protein: MNLKSKNIIQLCAVILVAVSATNCTSTKGHSGKKLIWSDEFNGKGLPDSSKWNYDEGGDGYGNNEAQFYTKNRLENARMENGNLIIEAKKENWEKSKYTSARLLTKGKFSFQYGTIEVRAKLPKGRGTWPAIWMMSEKMNKWPDDGELDIMEHVGFNPGYVHASVHTKKYNHIQGTQKTDTLLVKDASDTFHVYKADWTPEKIDVYIDDRKFFTYENKEKTYEAWPFDQPYFIILNLAVGGFWGGKEGIDDHIFPQKYYIDYVRVYQNK; this comes from the coding sequence ATGAATTTAAAATCCAAAAATATCATTCAGTTGTGTGCAGTTATACTAGTAGCCGTGTCGGCGACAAACTGTACTTCGACCAAAGGTCATTCAGGTAAAAAACTGATCTGGAGTGATGAATTTAACGGAAAAGGTCTTCCGGACTCATCCAAATGGAATTATGATGAAGGAGGTGATGGCTATGGAAATAATGAAGCTCAGTTTTACACCAAAAACAGGCTTGAAAATGCCCGAATGGAAAACGGAAACCTTATCATTGAAGCTAAAAAGGAAAACTGGGAGAAAAGTAAATATACTTCTGCAAGACTTTTAACCAAAGGAAAATTCTCTTTTCAATATGGAACAATTGAAGTAAGAGCAAAACTTCCCAAAGGTCGCGGAACCTGGCCGGCTATCTGGATGATGAGTGAAAAGATGAATAAGTGGCCGGATGATGGTGAACTGGATATTATGGAACATGTGGGCTTTAATCCTGGGTATGTCCATGCTTCTGTTCACACCAAAAAATACAATCATATTCAGGGAACACAGAAAACGGATACTTTGCTGGTAAAGGATGCAAGTGATACGTTTCACGTGTATAAAGCAGACTGGACCCCGGAAAAAATTGATGTTTATATTGATGACCGGAAATTTTTCACGTACGAAAATAAAGAAAAAACCTATGAAGCATGGCCTTTTGACCAGCCTTATTTTATTATTTTAAATCTGGCAGTAGGCGGTTTCTGGGGCGGAAAGGAAGGAATTGATGACCACATTTTTCCACAGAAATATTATATAGACTATGTAAGGGTCTATCAAAATAAATAA
- a CDS encoding glycoside hydrolase family 30 protein translates to MKFHNLYSFFKGTALLCGVVLFPLSCSSVAQNKGNEVQYWLTKGDESVKLQPQSPVRFVNSSNNFQNIEIDASQKFQYVDGFGYTLTGGSVEVINRLSPSKRKALLHELFGNDKNSISISYLRLSIGASDLDGEVFSYDDLPEGQTDPSLSKFSLAKEKNLIAMLKEILTINPHIKMMAAPWSPPVWMKDNGKSKGGSLKPEFYGAYADYFVKYIQGMQKEGIMIDAVTPQNEPLHPGNNPSLYMPSAQQGDFIKNHLGPAFKAKGIKTKIVVYDHNCNKPEYAIDILKDADANQYIDGSAFHLYEGEISALSTVHNAFPDKNLYFTEQWTGSKGSFDGDLNWHTKNVIIGSMRNWSKTALEWNLANDPKYGPHTDGGCTECKGAITVSDSENFTRNVSYYIIAHASKFVPAGSQRIASTQTAHLSTAAFMTQSGKIVVIVQNDNKEDENFNIKFAGKTAAVTISGQSAATYIFN, encoded by the coding sequence ATGAAGTTTCACAACTTATATAGTTTCTTTAAAGGTACTGCACTGCTATGCGGTGTGGTACTTTTTCCTTTATCATGCAGCTCTGTTGCTCAAAATAAAGGAAATGAAGTTCAGTATTGGCTTACTAAAGGAGATGAAAGTGTAAAATTACAACCTCAAAGTCCGGTTAGATTTGTAAATAGTTCCAATAACTTTCAGAATATTGAAATTGATGCCTCTCAAAAGTTTCAATATGTTGATGGTTTCGGATATACATTGACAGGAGGAAGTGTGGAAGTAATTAACCGCTTGTCACCTTCAAAAAGGAAAGCTTTACTTCATGAACTTTTTGGAAATGATAAAAACTCAATTTCCATCAGCTATTTACGATTAAGTATCGGAGCATCCGATCTTGACGGAGAAGTTTTTTCGTACGATGATTTACCGGAAGGGCAGACAGACCCCTCTCTTTCAAAATTCAGTCTGGCAAAAGAAAAGAACCTGATCGCCATGCTCAAGGAAATTCTAACCATTAATCCTCACATTAAAATGATGGCAGCCCCATGGTCGCCACCGGTTTGGATGAAGGATAACGGGAAGTCAAAAGGAGGAAGTCTTAAACCTGAGTTTTATGGAGCATATGCCGATTATTTTGTTAAATATATCCAGGGAATGCAAAAAGAAGGAATCATGATTGATGCCGTTACTCCTCAAAATGAGCCTTTACATCCAGGAAATAATCCAAGTTTATATATGCCTTCTGCTCAACAGGGAGATTTTATCAAAAATCACTTAGGTCCGGCTTTTAAAGCAAAAGGAATCAAAACCAAAATTGTAGTGTATGACCATAACTGCAATAAACCGGAATATGCGATTGATATTTTGAAAGATGCTGATGCGAATCAATATATAGATGGATCGGCATTCCATTTATATGAAGGTGAAATTTCTGCCTTAAGTACAGTTCATAATGCCTTCCCTGATAAAAATCTCTATTTTACCGAACAATGGACAGGTTCAAAAGGAAGTTTCGATGGAGATCTGAACTGGCATACAAAAAATGTTATCATTGGTTCTATGCGAAACTGGAGCAAAACAGCTTTAGAATGGAATCTGGCTAATGATCCAAAGTACGGTCCTCACACAGATGGCGGATGCACGGAATGCAAAGGAGCCATCACGGTTTCCGATAGTGAAAATTTCACCAGAAATGTGTCCTACTATATTATTGCCCATGCTTCTAAATTTGTTCCGGCCGGTTCACAAAGAATTGCTTCTACACAAACGGCTCATCTCTCTACAGCAGCCTTTATGACTCAATCTGGGAAAATAGTTGTAATTGTTCAGAATGACAATAAAGAAGATGAGAATTTTAATATTAAATTTGCCGGTAAAACCGCTGCTGTAACAATTTCCGGACAATCAGCCGCAACCTATATTTTTAATTGA
- the bglX gene encoding beta-glucosidase BglX codes for MKKVYFLLACSAFAMTAYGQKTVDQKVAELLSKMTLEEKVGQMIQYSGFEYATGPQHSNSATVLDEIKKGKVGSMLNVAGAEETKAFQQLAMQSRMKIPLLFGQDVIHGYRTTFPVNLGQAASWDLNMIEKSERIAATEASAYGIHWTFAPMVDIARDPRWGRVMEGSGEDTYLGTKIGLARIKGFQGKGLGNIDAVMACAKHFAAYGAAVGGRDYNSVDMSLRQLNETYLPPFKAAAEAGVATFMNSFNDINGIPATANGYIQRNLLKGKWNYKGFVVSDWGSIGEMIPHGYAKDAGEAAEKAVLGGSDMDMESRVYMAELPKLVKDGKVDVKWVDDATGRILAKKFEIGLFDDPYRYSNEKRQKEQTNNQENRKFGRSFGSKSIVLLKNKGNILPLSKTVKTVALIGPFGKETVANHGFWSVAFKDDNQRIISQFDGIKNQLDKSSTLLYAKGCNVDDQDKTLFTEAIETAKKADVVIMTLGEGHAMSGEAKSRSNIGFSGVQEDLLKEIAKTGKPIVLMINAGRPLIFNWAADNIPTILYTWWLGTEAGNSIADVLFGTVNPGGKLPMTFPRTEGQIPVYYNHYNTGRPAKNNTDRNYVSAYIDLDNDPKFPFGFGLSYTDFKYSDMMVSSSDLKGNQTLNVSVTVSNTGKYDGEEVVQLYVRDLFGKVVRPVKELKGFEKIFVKKGESKMVDFKITTEDLKFFDDELNFDWEGGEFDIMIGTDSQNLQTKRINWVK; via the coding sequence ATGAAAAAAGTGTATTTCTTACTGGCATGCTCAGCATTTGCAATGACTGCCTATGGACAGAAAACAGTGGATCAGAAAGTTGCGGAGTTATTATCTAAAATGACGCTGGAAGAAAAAGTAGGGCAGATGATTCAATACAGTGGCTTTGAATATGCCACGGGACCACAGCATTCTAATTCGGCTACGGTTCTTGATGAAATAAAAAAAGGAAAAGTTGGTTCGATGCTGAATGTAGCGGGAGCCGAAGAAACGAAAGCATTCCAGCAACTGGCCATGCAGTCGAGGATGAAAATTCCTTTATTATTCGGTCAGGATGTTATTCATGGTTACCGTACAACTTTTCCGGTCAACCTGGGACAAGCCGCAAGCTGGGATCTGAATATGATCGAAAAATCTGAAAGAATTGCTGCTACAGAAGCTTCTGCCTATGGTATTCACTGGACTTTTGCTCCGATGGTAGATATTGCCAGGGATCCGAGATGGGGAAGAGTCATGGAAGGTTCGGGAGAAGATACTTATCTGGGTACAAAAATAGGATTAGCAAGAATTAAAGGATTTCAAGGCAAAGGCTTAGGAAATATTGATGCGGTAATGGCCTGTGCAAAACATTTTGCAGCGTATGGTGCGGCAGTAGGCGGAAGAGATTACAATTCTGTAGATATGAGCCTCAGGCAGCTGAACGAAACCTATCTTCCTCCTTTTAAAGCTGCGGCAGAGGCCGGAGTAGCCACATTTATGAATTCTTTTAATGATATCAACGGAATTCCGGCAACGGCCAACGGGTATATTCAAAGAAATCTCTTGAAAGGAAAGTGGAATTATAAAGGTTTTGTGGTATCAGACTGGGGAAGTATCGGGGAGATGATTCCTCACGGATATGCTAAGGATGCCGGTGAAGCTGCTGAAAAAGCCGTGCTTGGAGGAAGTGATATGGATATGGAAAGCAGGGTGTATATGGCAGAACTTCCAAAACTCGTTAAAGACGGAAAAGTAGATGTTAAATGGGTAGATGATGCAACGGGAAGAATTTTAGCCAAGAAATTCGAGATTGGTCTTTTTGATGATCCCTACAGATACAGTAATGAAAAAAGACAGAAAGAACAGACCAATAATCAGGAAAACCGGAAGTTCGGAAGATCTTTCGGTTCTAAAAGTATCGTTCTTCTCAAAAATAAAGGGAATATTCTTCCTCTTTCAAAAACAGTAAAAACAGTTGCTTTAATTGGCCCTTTTGGAAAAGAAACGGTTGCCAACCACGGATTCTGGTCTGTTGCATTTAAAGATGACAACCAAAGAATCATTTCTCAGTTTGACGGAATTAAAAATCAACTGGATAAAAGCTCAACTTTATTGTATGCAAAGGGTTGTAATGTAGATGATCAGGATAAAACTCTGTTTACAGAAGCAATCGAAACTGCTAAAAAAGCAGATGTTGTAATTATGACTCTCGGTGAGGGGCATGCGATGAGTGGTGAAGCAAAGAGCAGGAGTAATATTGGTTTTTCAGGAGTTCAGGAAGATTTGTTGAAAGAAATTGCCAAAACGGGAAAACCTATTGTTCTGATGATTAATGCGGGAAGGCCTTTGATATTCAACTGGGCAGCGGACAATATTCCCACAATTTTATATACCTGGTGGCTGGGAACTGAAGCCGGTAATTCGATTGCAGACGTTTTGTTCGGAACCGTGAATCCGGGAGGGAAACTTCCGATGACTTTTCCAAGAACTGAAGGCCAGATTCCGGTGTACTACAATCATTATAATACGGGAAGACCGGCGAAGAATAATACGGACAGAAATTATGTTTCAGCTTATATCGATCTTGATAATGATCCGAAATTTCCTTTTGGGTTTGGTTTAAGCTACACTGATTTCAAATATTCTGACATGATGGTAAGCTCTTCAGATCTTAAAGGAAACCAGACTTTGAATGTGAGTGTAACTGTTTCCAATACCGGAAAATATGATGGGGAAGAAGTGGTGCAGTTGTATGTCAGAGATCTTTTTGGCAAAGTGGTACGACCTGTAAAAGAATTGAAAGGCTTTGAGAAAATATTCGTCAAAAAAGGAGAAAGTAAAATGGTTGATTTTAAAATTACCACTGAAGATCTGAAGTTTTTTGATGATGAATTAAACTTCGATTGGGAAGGAGGCGAGTTTGATATCATGATCGGAACGGATTCTCAAAATCTGCAGACAAAAAGAATTAATTGGGTGAAATAG